A part of Gossypium hirsutum isolate 1008001.06 chromosome A07, Gossypium_hirsutum_v2.1, whole genome shotgun sequence genomic DNA contains:
- the LOC121232357 gene encoding transportin MOS14-like, producing the protein MQSMELQNTVKEALNALYHYPDDAVRMQADRWLQDFQRTIDAWQVADNLLHDATSNPETLIFCSQTLRSKVQRDFEELHLKLSPIKGFLKCELDHL; encoded by the exons atgcaGAGTATGGAGCTGCAGAACACTGTGAAAGAAGCCCTAAATGCACTGTATCATTACCCCGACGATGCGGTGCGTATGCAAGCCGATCGATGGTTGCAAGATTTTCAACGCACAATCGACGCTTGGCAG GTTGCTGATAATTTGCTTCATGATGCCACTAGCAATCCAGAGACTTTAATATTTTGTTCGCAGACACTTAGAAGCAAG GTACAACGTGATTTTGAAGAATTACATCTGAAGCTTTCGCCAATTAAGGGATTCCTTAAATGTGAGTTGGATCAT CTGTAA